Within the Setaria viridis chromosome 3, Setaria_viridis_v4.0, whole genome shotgun sequence genome, the region CATCCATCTCAAAGACCtgcaccagcggcggcggcggcggcggcgcgtcacAGGATCCGATGGCGATGCCGGAGAGGTCAAAGGCGCACAGGTTGTATGGGGTGCTTGCCAACATGCCAAGCCACACGCGGAGCTCGGGTATGTACTCAGCTCTGCCATGGAATATGGAAAGGCAGGACCCATTGGCCCACCTTGCTCCACTCAAGGGCCACCCCGTGTCGAAGGAGTAGGTTGAAGTGCCATCGACCACCGTGAAACGGATGCTATTGTCAGGGGGCTGGGGCTCACACTCAGGATCGCCGCCGGCCAAGaatggcggtggcgggagcGGGCGCCAGCGCCAGCCTACTCCTCTGGGTTAGTAGGCGAGCACCTCGAAGCTGCAAGAGGTGTCAGGATCCATGCCCATGGCGTAGAGGCAGTACACGTGCTCCCCATGGCGATAACGTCCAGTGAAGAAATCGGTGAAGAAACCGGAGTCGGAATCCGGGCTGACCACAAAGTCAGACCTGACGTGGGCAGCAGTGCGGGGGATGGACGGCACGGCCACGCGTCTGCGTCCCTTGGGTGAGCTCATCACGGGCATGCTCAGGAAGGAGTGGGACTCCCGCGTTGTAGATGGCGGTGAAACCCGCCGCATCGGAGCACAGGATGTTGTCGCTGCTCTCGCCAAAGAGTGAGAACACGTCGGGGTAGGAAACGTCCGATCTGAATGGCTGGTAGTTTATGCTCGGATCAGGCAACCTCTCCATTGTTGGTAGCATGATATTGCTGCGGCCGTTCTTCTCCTGATATTCCTCCTTGGCTTTCGCCTCCGCTGCGATCGCTTCTGCGTTCGAAGGGTAGAAGAGCGTCGACACGTCCATGCGGCTCAGCGAATACAGGTCAGGCCGGCGGCGTAACACCATGTGCAGAGACTGACGGCTCAGCTTCTGGCAGCTCATCCTCAGTTGATTCCAGCCTCCTTCTTCACCGGCAGAGAGGGATCTATCTATCAGTGCATCAATGGTAGCCCTGGAGGACTTGCCACGAAGAGAGACCAAAGAGATACATATACCTTGAGGGCAGGCcgcaggcggcggaggagtgGACGGGGGCAGGGCGCTCGTCGGCGTCGATCCGTGCTGCTTTTGCAAGGGCGCGTGTGTCCTTGCGGCGGCGCCCTCGGGGAACGAGAAGACGGGGAAGGCGGagatagcggcggcggcggcggcggcggcgtcgccgtgaATGAAGCGATAGCAGCGAGGAAGCAAGGCCTGTTTGGATGGCCCACTCCCGGCCCATCCAGGCTTTTCCGGCCCATCTCGATCGCCTGGTTAAAAAAAGCATAAGAAAAACGATAAGGATCATCTCTTTCACTTCAGAAATCAGAACAGACGCACAATGCTATCTGTGGCGATACGTTCAGGCTTGTTCTTCAACATTCCGAGTCCGAGTTTCTCGGGCACCACCTCCACACCAGTGAAGACAACCACATGAGACCTATACTCGCCTAGGTCATCCAAAATATCGAAGAACCTGGCAACGCAAAACCTCCTTGAGCCCAGGTTCACCACGGCCACAGTCATCAGCATCCAATTCTTCGGCGGGGTAAAATCTAGCCCGACATGCTTCATCACCGGTAGGCATGTCAGATGTGCCCACGGCGCACAGCCTGTTGGGGCTGTCAAGGGACACTCCAAGCCATGTACCAAGCTCAGTGTCATACTCTGCATTTGTCAGGAAGGGTAGCACCCAATCACCTACCTTACTCCACTTGAGGGCCACCGTGTCAAAGGAGTAGGTCGCAGTGTCTGTTGATACACAGATCATGGTGCCATTAACCACAGCAACTGAGCCGTATTCAGGCACCCTGTAATCTGGATCATCAAGGAATGGTGGTTGTGGGAGCAAGCGCCAACTCCAGTTTTCTATGGTTGGGTAGTAGGCAAGACACTCAAAGCTGCATGACTTATCGGAGCACCAGTCCATGATGTATAGGCTGTCTGTGAGCTCACCATGGGCTCGGTTGGCGAAGAGAAAAGAGTCGACGTCCGGGTGCACCATGAAGTCAAACCTGGTATGTGCAGCAGAGCGAGGGATGGAAACAGAAACATAATTGGGTCCTTTACCCGAGTTCATCTTGGGCATGGCAAGGAAGGAGATTATCTCAGCGTAGTAGATGCTCGTGTGGCCCTCTGCATTGGAGCAGAGGATTCTGTCCTTGCCCAAGAGTCCGAACGCATCAGGAATAACATAAAGTGACGGGTTGAATGGTTGGTAGCACACACACTCGGCTTGGGTAACCTCCCCATGGCTGGTAGTATAATGCTGCCGTTGTTCTCCTCCTTGGCTTTCACCTGTGCTGCTTGTGCTTCTTCCCTTTTAGGGTAGAAAAGCCTCGAGACGTCCATGCGGCTCAATGGAAACAAGCCGCGACTGCCATTTATCACCATATACAGAGACTGGCGGCTCAACTTCTGGCAGCTCATCTTCTAGTTGGCGCTTCTTTTACCTGATTCTGCAACGAAGGAAAGAGAATTATTTCCCGATCTTAAAGACACAAGGTATGTGCAGCTTAAATTAATTTGCGCTTCCTTGTACACTGAAGACTCAAAACAGGACGAGGGACAGAACATTTATCGTGCAGACTTGAAGGATCCCTCCATCTAATAGAGGATTATATTTGAACGCCTTATCAACTATCAAATGACAGGAACAGCAaaatgaaaataatttttttaaaaaaaataattttcatCACGACTAGAGCAAAATCAAGTGCACAACAGATGCACACAATATACCCAAACTTAACCCTCCGTTCAAAGAGGTTGATGTGTAATCTCTGTTCTAGCCTGGATTGGGGCCTGGATGCGAATAGCGAATATATCACAGAAAAAGCGGTACCTTTGCACGCGAATAGCACAAAAAGATTCAATTCATTCAACTAGCCTTAAACACAGCTTTCAGATCATCATCGGTGGccggcagaaaaaaaaaagatcagtgCATCAGGCCTAGCCCTAGACTTGCCACGGTGAGCTCAAAGAAAGATACCTGAAGGGCAGCTGACGGAGAAATGACGGGGGTAGGGAGCTCGACGGCGTCGATCCGTGTGCCGGCCTGCCGGGTAAGCGGAGTAGACGGGAAGGGAGAGGGAACCTAGGGCTCGGCTCCTGTGACCCCACGCAGTCGTGGCCGGTGAAGTGAGAGGGGCTAGAAAGGCGGCGACTGCGGAGGGGTGGAAACCCTAGTGAGGGgtgaagaaggaggggaggatTTCAGTCAGGTTGGAGGTTAACGAAGCGTTTGGCTGGACAGCgttgcagctgctgcagcagccagcGTTCAGGCTACTGTAGCAGCTGCTGCATACCGGTGCTGTTTCGTTGCCTGCTTGCTCTGCAACCCAACACAGCCGAGCGGTCTGCTTGCTGGCTGCACTGCAGCCAGCCAGAAGTAGCACAGCCGAGCCAACTGTTCACCGTTGATTTATTTGGTGCCAAAGCCGGCAAATACGACGTGGGCTTGTTTGGATGGCTCATTCCCATCCCTACTGTGCTTTCTCCTGCCCGAAATGTTAAATCTTTGGCCCTTTGCCGatctaaaaaaaattcctatgCAAGTAAAACAAGATTGATGATGGCAAGATCATATGCACTTGTTTGGCTTCCTGCGAATTCGCTGTATAGACAAATAGTTACGGGATTCCTAACCATCACTCGATTGTTTTTTTATCTCATCATCAGTCGGTTTTTTTGTACGACTGATAGCTTTGCGATTGGGTTGTGGTTATGTTTCTGTTCTTTTAGTTTTGGttgttattttgttttattAGTGGTCCAAATGTTAGTGTCGTTGTTTTATGTGTATATATGTTTAATTTCAGCCTGTACTGTTGCCTTCGTCTGTTCTGGGGTGTACTGCGTGTTCACTTAGCAAGCTAGCATGCGGGAGTCTTTAATCTGTGCGCGCCGGGCCACCGGCGCTCAATCTCCCGATAGCCCGCGACTTTCCTTTCTGGGAAAGTTTAAAATCCCACAACTTTCCATTTTCAAAATATTATAATTTATACACATAACTTTGATGCATAACTCCACGATATAACTTTTATGAgataattttttagcacaacTTAAATAGCGTGCATAACTTATATGTATAACTTCTAGGTACAATTTATAAGAATAAGTTcgaattttattttttagaaaGTTACAAATAATTTGTACGTATAACTTTTTTCCTAATAACAATTTAGGTGATAAATTTCGTAATACAACTTTCATGGTATACATGACTTATACGCGTAACATTTATCATAACTTTTGAGATAATGTTGTTAAAAAAGTTTATGCACGTAACTTATACAAATATTTACCTGgtatataaaaaaattgaaaaagaaaaaaaagaaaaaaacacgcGGGGCCGCGTGGGACCCACCGGGCGCTTGCGTCGCGCTTCGCGGCGTCTAATTAACATTGCGCTAGCGCGCTAGGCTACCACCATCCTTTGAAGTGAAACTCGATGAGCATCAGACGAGCCTACAAAAATGTTATAGTTTTCAACTCCCAGCTTTGTGGATTCCCGTTGCATTTTAAGCTAGGCATCCACCATACCCGCTGGCCGCTCGTTAATTGTTAGCAGCCTACCAGGCTAGTTGGGCAGCAATGCGAGCCCAAGGACGACCAATGTATGTGTGAGCTCCAGCTGCAGCGCTGCGCTCGAGCATGTGAATTTGTCACCGAGGTACAGTACAGCAGCAGCAAACACCGTCGAGGCGGACGAGTTCCGGGCTCAGTCCATAGGTGACCTGTTCATCCGGCTTGCCCGGAGCGGGAGACGAACGTGACGACCGTggcatatttttattttgttgccGGTTGGTCTCAAAATCGAGTGAATTTGGTATTCCCTTCACTCAATTTTCCATCACCCTAACACTGCTACGTGGCATATTTTCATTGGTCAGATATTTGactaaaacataaaaaaaaacactcgaatATTATGTAGCAGTCACTCCCAAACTATAAAGTTTATATCAATATGACAATATCTATCTATGTTATaaagaataaaaataattaaaaatatttCTCGTCCAATTTAGATTCACCGTACCCCTCCCTCGCACTATATTCACTTGTCATAATTGAAGGAGGGAGGAGTAGATGTAAACTCAAAAAGTCACATGTTAGAAAATATTTCTACTAAAAATCTGTTTTTTCTCACAACGCCACCGCTCTCCTCTCTCTGTCTtgctctctcttcctcttttgCCCTACTCCTCTCACACAAGTGGAAAAACATGACGGGAGCTCACCAAGCAAAAAATtttggaggagggagggggttgGTTAGGGGGTTGGTTAGGGTCGGGACAGTAGTCTCTATCTCTACCCTACATCCCATCAAATCTCCCCACAGAGATATATTTCTCTCCATCAAACCAATCCGTGCGCCTCGAAAATCAACTCCTTAAAACGTACCATCCAGATCTTCTCTTATATCTTCTGTTTCCTTACTCACTCGGATCCAACGGTGCATGTTATTTGGATCATCCCATACCCCTTCATTCACCCGCCCCCGCATCCCTCGTGCTAGCATCCGCACCTGCCGGGGGCTCCTATCTATCTACCGAGATAGATAGAACAACGTATAAGCCCATGAAAGCCTATTGAAGCCTCGCCTTTTTGTTCTTCCCCGACGctccccacccccgccgcctcctccaccaccctgGCCAGCCACCGCCCTTCCTAACCCAACGCACACCGCCGACCAAATTCTATCTAAGACATGACAAACTGTTCAACAAGACACAAGTTTAAGCAATTTCATGATCTGCACAAAGGAGGGAGGGTTCTTAATTAGACAGGAGACTCCTAACGTATTCAGGAAAATTACAGAAAATGTCAGTTCAAAAAAATTCTGAGTGCATGCAAATTATTCGGGAAGTCATTTTCCTTGTGGGGGCAAAACAGGACTTAAATTTCAGGAAATCATTTTTTGGTGCCCATTTCTGAAACTCTAGTTGACAGCAATAGCATCTGTGCTGTCAGCATTGCTGTAAAATCTGAATCAATTTGATGTACAGGTCGATTTTTTCACTTTTCGGAAGGCACATATTTCCCTTTTAAAGGATCATAAAAAGCTAATCCCATTTTCTAATCTAAACATAAGAGAATTGAAAAGGAACTGTCAGCATTGTTGTGAAATTGAACAATCGGAAAGGAACGTAGGATTGTTTTGAAAAGCACGAACTGACTTTGAGGGCTTTCGTGCAATTGAGAATTCTCATCTTCTGCGTTGCTTGGACGAGCAACGTAATTTCTTATGAATTTTCAGGTCGACTTCAAGTTGGTTGTATTAATAACGCTGTTCGACTATGACAAATCTTTCGGGACAACGGAGATCCAACGAGGGCTAAAATGTACGCTCATGCAAAGGCCTCAGAACAGGGTTGCATTTGCATATGATCAATAA harbors:
- the LOC117846866 gene encoding uncharacterized protein isoform X2, translating into MQSMTLSLVHGLECPLTAPTGCAPWAHLTCLPVMKHVGLDFTPPKNWMLMTVAVVNLGSRRFCVARFFDILDDLGEYRSHVVVFTGVEVVPEKLGLGMLKNKPERDRDGPEKPGWAGSGPSKQALLPRCYRFIHGDAAAAAAAAISAFPVFSFPEGAAARTHAPLQKQHGSTPTSALPPSTPPPPAACPQGGWNQLRMSCQKLSRQSLHMVLRRRPDLYSLSRMDVSTLFYPSNAEAIAAEAKAKEEYQEKNGRSNIMLPTMERLPDPSINYQPFRSDVSYPDVFSLFGESSDNILCSDAAGFTAIYNAGVPLLPEHARDELTQGTQTRGRAVHPPHCCPRQV
- the LOC117846866 gene encoding uncharacterized protein isoform X3; translated protein: MPKMNSGDRDGPEKPGWAGSGPSKQALLPRCYRFIHGDAAAAAAAAISAFPVFSFPEGAAARTHAPLQKQHGSTPTSALPPSTPPPPAACPQEGGWNQLRMSCQKLSRQSLHMVLRRRPDLYSLSRMDVSTLFYPSNAEAIAAEAKAKEEYQEKNGRSNIMLPTMERLPDPSINYQPFRSDVSYPDVFSLFGESSDNILCSDAAGFTAIYNAGVPLLPEHARDELTQGTQTRGRAVHPPHCCPRQV
- the LOC117846866 gene encoding uncharacterized protein isoform X1 — encoded protein: MQSMTLSLVHGLECPLTAPTGCAPWAHLTCLPVMKHVGLDFTPPKNWMLMTVAVVNLGSRRFCVARFFDILDDLGEYRSHVVVFTGVEVVPEKLGLGMLKNKPERDRDGPEKPGWAGSGPSKQALLPRCYRFIHGDAAAAAAAAISAFPVFSFPEGAAARTHAPLQKQHGSTPTSALPPSTPPPPAACPQEGGWNQLRMSCQKLSRQSLHMVLRRRPDLYSLSRMDVSTLFYPSNAEAIAAEAKAKEEYQEKNGRSNIMLPTMERLPDPSINYQPFRSDVSYPDVFSLFGESSDNILCSDAAGFTAIYNAGVPLLPEHARDELTQGTQTRGRAVHPPHCCPRQV